One Prunus dulcis chromosome 7, ALMONDv2, whole genome shotgun sequence DNA segment encodes these proteins:
- the LOC117636060 gene encoding protein IQ-DOMAIN 14-like yields the protein MGRATRWFKGLFGIKTKDKEYKANSSSSDFKDTKGSSFGREDATLLCHNPATIPPNISPSEAAWLRSYYNETEEEQNKHAIAVAAATAAAADAAVAAANAAVAVVRLTSHGRGTMFGGGRERWAAVKVQTVFRGYLARKALRALKGLVKLQALVRGYLVRKQATATLHSMQALIRAQATVRSHKTRGLINTTTNNIEANSRFEIRARKSMERFDDTGSEHTAPSHSRRLSASNLDANIDGSPKIVEVDTGRPKSRSRRTNTCVSEFSDDPTYQQALSSPIPCRGPARLSIPDSRNFPESDWGLAGDECRFVSTAQSTPRFVNSCGASNLPGTPSKSVCADNFFRGYAPNYMASTQSFKAKLRSHSAPKQRPDTGPKRRLSLHEMLESRNSLSGVRMQRSCSQAQDAINFKNAIMSKLDRSSGIL from the exons ATGGGCAGAGCAACAAGGTGGTTCAAGGGGTTGTTTGGAATTAAGACCAAAGACAAAGAGTACAAAGCAAATTCAAGTTCCAGTGACTTCAAAGACACGAAAGGGTCAAGCTTTGGGAGAGAAGATGCAACCCTACTGTGTCACAACCCAGCCACTATACCTCCCAACATATCACCATCTGAAGCAGCTTGGCTGAGATCATACTACAATGAAACAGAGGAGGAGCAGAACAAGCACGCAATTGCTGTGGCAGCTGCGACGGCCGCCGCTGCTGATGCAGCAGTTGCTGCAGCTAACGCGGCCGTGGCGGTTGTCCGCCTCACCAGTCATGGCAGAGGCACCATGTTTGGTGGTGGAAGAGAAAGATGGGCCGCTGTGAAAGTTCAAACTGTTTTTAGAGGCTATTTG GCCCGAAAAGCACTTAGAGCTCTGAAAGGACTGGTGAAGTTGCAGGCGCTAGTTAGAGGGTATTTAGTGAGGAAGCAGGCCACGGCAACTCTGCACAGTATGCAAGCTCTCATTAGAGCACAAGCCACGGTTCGTTCTCATAAAACTCGGGGGCTCatcaacaccaccaccaacaacatTGAAGCCAATAGCAGATTTGAAATCCGTGCACGAAAATCCATG GAGAGATTTGATGACACTGGGAGTGAGCACACAGCTCCAAGCCACAGCAGAAGGCTCTCTGCTTCTAATTTGGACGCCAATATTGATGGAAGTCCCAAGATTGTGGAGGTTGATACAGGCAGGCCTAAATCTAGGTCACGCAGAACAAACACTTGTGTATCTGAATTCAGTGACGACCCAACTTACCAACAAGCACTGTCTTCTCCAATCCCATGTAGAGGACCTGCCCGGCTATCGATCCCCGATAGCCGGAATTTCCCAGAATCCGACTGGGGACTAGCTGGAGATGAATGCAGATTCGTTTCCACAGCACAAAGCACACCGCGGTTTGTGAATTCATGTGGGGCTAGTAATTTGCCTGGCACACCTTCAAAGAGTGTTTGTGCTGACAATTTTTTCAGAGGGTATGCTCCAAATTACATGGCGAGCACTCAGTCTTTCAAGGCCAAGTTGAGGTCTCATAGTGCTCCTAAGCAGAGGCCAGATACAGGGCCAAAGAGGAGACTTTCACTTCATGAAATGTTGGAGTCAAGAAATAGTCTAAGTGGGGTGAGGATGCAGAGGTCTTGTTCACAAGCTCAGGATGCCATTAATTTCAAGAATGCTATAATGAGCAAGCTTGATAGGTCCTCTGGAATCTTGTAA
- the LOC117634408 gene encoding probable glutamate carboxypeptidase LAMP1: MIIKTVAATLLAIATSSIFLLFSPTPKSFYHSLFISSSLSDNVSISSHLHTLTRRPHVAGQEANAEAAAYVLSIFASSSIKTHIAPYPVALTYPVSRSLTLTPSPQEPQSQINFNLQQEIYSGDPYADVAHEVLPTFHAFAKSGTVTAPVVYVNYGSLEDYEVLKQMGVNVSGSIVLARYGKIYRGSIVQTAFEAGAVGVLVYTDRKDYGGGGGEGKWFPDGKWLPPSGVQVGTVYNGLGDPTTPGWASSEEGERLSDDDVEKAGDVPLIPSLPVSAADGETILRAIGGQVANDDWQGSEDAPTYKVGPGPGIVHLSYTGKQVIGTIENVIGVIEGTEEPDRFVILGNHRDAWTFGAVDPNSGTAALLEIAQRLGKLQKRGWKPRRTIVLCNWDAEEYGLIGSTEWVEENRQMLASRAIAYLNVDSAVYGPGFWASATPQLDELLKQATQQVQDPDNSSQTIYQSWVGSSSSPMIDRLGSGESDFAAFVQHVGIPAADMAFGKGYPVYHSMYDDFIWMQKFGDPMFQRHVAVASLWGLVALWLADAEFLPFNYLSYALELQRHMKDLEDELPDKNINLAPLFKSIEELKKAATKINSQREEIEQHKGWQFIGKNDHFKVRELNDRLMMAERAFTDQDGRLGRSWYKHLIYGPSKHDDYGSKSFPGIDEAIEKAKSLKTAESRKLVQHEVWRVARAVRHASQIINGELT, encoded by the exons ATGATCATCAAAACAGTAGCAGCCACCTTACTAGCCATAGCCACCTCCTcaatcttccttctcttttctccTACCCCAAAATCCTTCTACCACTCTCTCTTCATATCCAGCTCACTTTCAGACAATGTCTCCATATCCAGCCACCTCCACACCCTCACCCGCAGGCCCCACGTGGCAGGCCAAGAAGCCAACGCAGAGGCAGCAGCCTATGTCCTCTCCATCTTCGCTTCCTCCAGCATCAAAACCCACATAGCCCCTTACCCTGTTGCCCTCACTTACCCTGTGTCACGCTCCTTAACCCTCACACCTTCACCCCAAGAACCCCAATCCCAGATCAATTTTAATCTCCAGCAAGAAATCTATAGTGGTGATCCTTATGCTGATGTGGCACATGAAGTCTTGCCAACTTTTCATGCTTTTGCAAAGTCAGGCACTGTCACTGCCCCTGTGGTTTATGTCAATTATGGAAGTCTAGAGGACTATGAGGTTTTGAAGCAAATGGGTGTGAATGTTTCTGGTTCAATTGTATTGGCAAGGTATGGGAAAATTTATAGGGGAAGTATTGTGCAGACTGCATTTGAAGCAGGTGCTGTTGGGGTTTTGGTTTATACAGATAGGAAAGACtatggtggtggaggaggtgaGGGGAAATGGTTTCCAGATGGTAAGTGGTTGCCACCAAGTGGGGTTCAGGTGGGGACAGTTTACAATGGGCTTGGTGATCCTACAACACCAGGATGGGCTAGTAGTGAAGAGGGTGAAAGGCTTTCAGATGATGATGTTGAGAAGGCAGGGGATGTTCCATTGATACCTTCACTGCCAGTTTCAGCAGCAGATGGTGAAACCATTTTGAGAGCTATTGGCGGGCAGGTGGCAAATGATGATTGGCAAGGAAGTGAAGATGCCCCAACTTACAAGGTTGGGCCAGGTCCTGGGATTGTTCATCTCAGTTACACT GGAAAGCAAGTGATAGGGACAATTGAGAATGTTATTGGTGTAATAGAAGGAACGGAAGAACCTGACCG ATTTGTAATTCTGGGTAATCACCGGGATGCATGGACATTTGGAGCCGTTGACCCGAATAGTGGCACTGCAGCGCTGCTAGAG ATTGCCCAAAGATTAGGGAAGCTGCAGAAAAGAGGGTGGAAACCTCGACGTACCATTGTCTTGTGTAATTGGGATGCTGAGGAATATGGCCTG ATAGGATCAACTGAATGGGTAGAGGAAAACAGGCAAATGCTAGCTTCAAGGGCTATAGCTTACTTGAATGTTGACAGTGCAGTATATGGACCAGGATTCTGGGCCTCTGCAACTCCACAGCTTGATGAACTGCTTAAACAAGCTACTCAACAG GTTCAAGACCCAGATAATTCATCACAAACTATCTACCAATCATGGGTCGGTTCAAGCAGTTCACCTATG ATTGACAGGTTGGGAAGTGGCGAATCAGATTTTGCAGCTTTTGTTCAACATGTTGGAATTCCAGCAGCTGATATGGCTTTTGGTAAAG GATACCCAGTATACCATTCGATGTATGATGACTTTATATGGATGCAAAAATTTGGTGACCCAATGTTTCAAAGGCATGTTGCAG TGGCAAGTTTATGGGGTTTGGTAGCTCTTTGGCTAGCGGATGCAGAATTCTTGCCTTTTAATTACCTCTCGTATGCACTGGAGCTACAG AGACACATGAAAGACTTGGAAGATGAGCTTCCAGATAAGAACATAAACCTAGCTCCTTTGTTCAAGTCCATTGAGGAGCTCAAGAAAGCAGCGACGAAAATAAACAGCCAGAGAGAG GAAATAGAACAACACAAAGGTTGGCAATTTATAGGGAAGAACGATCATTTTAAGGTGAGAGAGCTGAATGACAGACTAATGATGGCAGAGCGTGCATTTACAGACCAAGATGGACGCCTTGGAAGGTCATGGTATAAGCATCTG ATTTATGGGCCATCAAAACACGATGATTACGGATCTAAATCCTTCCCTGGTATAGATGAAGCTATTGAAAAGGCAAAGAGTTTGAAGACCGCAGAGTCACGGAAACTTGTACAGCATGAAGTTTGGAGAGTCGCTAGAGCTGTCAGACATGCATCACAAATCATCAATGGTGAACTAACATGA
- the LOC117634537 gene encoding probable pectinesterase 53, with the protein MPTFQHIFYVIIVLLLFNSTQTQCHSKGLRPGNSAGKVHLTKNMTQAQFSEQQFMKWVRFVGRLKHSVFKTAKNKLFPSYTLHVAKNRAAGDFTTIQDAIDSLPFINLLRVVIKVHAGVYTEKVNIPPLKSYITIEGAGADKTIVQWGDTAQTPSGPKKQPMGTYNSATFAVNSPYFIARNITFKNTTPVPAPGAIGKQAVAFRISADTAAFLGCKFLGAQDTLYDHLGRHYYKDCYIEGSVDFIFGNGLSLFEGCHVHAIAQNIGALTAQGRSSLLEETGFSFVNCKVTGSGALYLGRAWGPFSRVVFAYTYMDNIIMPKGWYNWGDPNREMTVFYGQYKCTGPGARFAGRVSWSRELTDEEAKPFISLTFIDGSEWIKL; encoded by the exons atgcCAACATTCCAACACATTTTCTATGTTATtattgttcttcttctcttcaatTCAACCCAAACACAATGCCACAGCAAGGGACTTCGACCTGGGAATTCAGCTGGGAAAGTACATTTGACCAAGAACATGACACAAGCCCAATTCTCAGAACAGCAATTCATGAAATGGGTGAGGTTTGTTGGAAGGCTGAAGCACTCTGTGTTCAAGACAGCCAAAAATAAGCTCTTCCCTTCTTACACTCTGCATGTGGCTAAGAACCGTGCTGCTGGAGACTTCACAACCATTCAGGACGCCATTGACTCTCTCCCATTCATCAATCTCTTGAGAGTGGTCATCAAGGTCCATGCAGGGGTCTACAC ggaGAAGGTTAATATACCTCCATTGAAATCATATATAACCATAGAAGGAGCAGGGGCAGACAAAACAATTGTCCAATGGGGAGACACTGCTCAAACACCATCTGGTCCAAAGAAACAACCTATGGGGACTTACAATTCTGCAACTTTTGCTGTGAATTCCCCTTATTTCATTGCCAGGAACATCACATTCAAG AACACTACACCAGTCCCAGCACCAGGAGCAATTGGTAAGCAGGCAGTGGCATTTAGAATATCAGCAGATACAGCAGCCTTCTTGGGGTGCAAATTCTTGGGGGCACAAGATACACTCTATGATCATTTGGGAAGGCATTATTACAAGGATTGCTACATTGAAGGTTCAGTGGACTTCATCTTTGGAAATGGACTCTCCCTATTTGAG GGATGTCACGTGCACGCAATAGCACAGAACATAGGAGCTCTCACAGCACAAGGCAGGAGCAGCCTGTTGGAGGAAACGGGCTTCTCATTTGTAAACTGTAAGGTCACGGGCTCAGGAGCACTCTATCTTGGTAGGGCATGGGGTCCTTTCTCCAGGGTGGTCTTCGCATACACATATATGGACAACATTATCATGCCTAAAGGCTGGTATAACTGGGGTGACCCTAACCGTGAAAT GACTGTGTTTTATGGGCAATACAAGTGCACTGGACCAGGAGCTCGCTTTGCAGGGAGGGTTTCATGGTCTAGAGAGCTCACTGATGAGGAAGCCAAGCCTTTTATTTCCCTTACCTTCATAGATGGCTCTGAGTGGATCAAATTGTAA